A section of the Elizabethkingia anophelis R26 genome encodes:
- a CDS encoding alpha-ketoglutarate-dependent dioxygenase AlkB family protein, translated as MELFEREIDSTANLLPKDGTVNYYGKIFSPEEADYYYQLLLSEIEWRNDEAIIFGKKILTKRKVAWYGDIPFEYTYSNATKTALPWTENLLILKKIAEQTTGETYNSCLLNLYHSGDEGMAWHSDAEKDLKKHGAIGSMSFGAERKFAFKHKKTQEKVELILEHGSLLVMKDETQDFWLHRLPPTKKIFKERVNLTFRTIVE; from the coding sequence ATGGAATTATTTGAACGCGAAATAGACAGCACAGCAAACCTGCTTCCAAAAGACGGAACGGTTAATTATTATGGAAAAATATTCTCTCCGGAGGAAGCCGATTATTATTATCAGTTATTATTATCTGAAATCGAATGGCGAAATGATGAGGCCATAATCTTCGGAAAAAAAATTCTGACCAAACGAAAAGTAGCCTGGTACGGAGACATTCCATTTGAATATACCTATTCCAATGCTACCAAAACAGCACTTCCGTGGACAGAGAATCTTTTGATATTAAAAAAAATTGCTGAGCAAACTACCGGTGAAACTTATAATTCCTGTCTGTTGAATCTTTACCATTCCGGAGATGAGGGTATGGCCTGGCACAGTGATGCCGAAAAAGATCTGAAAAAGCATGGTGCCATTGGTTCTATGAGTTTTGGCGCCGAAAGAAAATTTGCATTCAAACATAAAAAGACACAAGAAAAAGTGGAACTTATACTGGAACACGGCAGCCTTCTTGTGATGAAAGATGAAACTCAGGATTTCTGGCTACATCGGCTGCCACCAACTAAAAAGATCTTCAAGGAAAGAGTAAACTTAACCTTCCGTACCATTGTTGAATAA
- a CDS encoding methylated-DNA--[protein]-cysteine S-methyltransferase has protein sequence MKPQADINFQRVAEAIEYIQLHFKEQPSLEDIADNVHVSPYHFQRIFSDWAGTSPKKFLQYISLQYAKDLLKQNATLAEAAYETGLSGTGRLHDLFINIEGMTPFEYKNGGESLHINYSFFNSTFGSVFIASTTKGICAMTFYENKADAVQQLKKQFPNAILHEQSDAFQENALSIFSKDWQQINTIKLHLKGTDFQLKVWEALLKIPLGELTTYGYLAEQINNPKASRAVGTAIGSNPVAFLIPCHRVIQSTGKIGGYMWGPTRKTAIIGWEQARVNADL, from the coding sequence ATGAAACCACAAGCCGACATTAACTTTCAACGTGTTGCTGAAGCCATAGAATACATTCAGCTACACTTCAAAGAACAACCAAGTCTGGAAGATATTGCAGATAATGTACATGTAAGTCCCTATCATTTCCAAAGGATATTTAGCGACTGGGCTGGCACTTCCCCTAAGAAATTCCTCCAGTACATAAGCCTTCAGTATGCTAAAGATTTACTAAAACAAAACGCTACACTGGCTGAGGCAGCATACGAAACAGGTCTTTCCGGAACAGGAAGATTACACGATCTGTTTATCAACATAGAAGGTATGACTCCTTTTGAATATAAAAACGGCGGTGAAAGTTTACATATTAATTATAGCTTTTTTAATAGTACTTTTGGTTCTGTTTTTATAGCCTCTACTACGAAAGGTATCTGTGCGATGACTTTTTATGAAAATAAGGCTGATGCAGTCCAGCAACTGAAAAAGCAATTTCCAAATGCAATATTACATGAGCAAAGCGATGCTTTTCAAGAAAATGCATTATCTATTTTCAGCAAGGACTGGCAACAAATAAATACAATAAAGTTACATCTGAAAGGAACAGATTTCCAGTTAAAAGTATGGGAAGCTCTCCTTAAAATACCTTTAGGTGAGCTTACTACTTATGGTTATCTGGCAGAACAAATTAATAACCCAAAAGCTTCCAGAGCAGTAGGAACAGCCATCGGAAGCAATCCTGTAGCTTTCCTTATTCCTTGTCACAGGGTAATTCAATCTACCGGAAAAATTGGAGGCTACATGTGGGGGCCAACACGTAAAACGGCTATTATCGGATGGGAACAGGCCAGAGTAAATGCTGATCTTTAG
- the ygiD gene encoding 4,5-DOPA-extradiol-dioxygenase, with protein MELNHLKSFTNGLPNTEKMPVLFLGHGSPMNAIEENDFVSGWRKIGQSIPKPTAIICISAHWETSGTKVTAAPHPKTIHDFYGFPPELFAVQYPAPGSPELAAELSEVIDITSVGLDKMWGLDHGAWSVIKFLYPDADVPVIEFSIDVHKSPKEHYELAKELQYLRHKGVLIVGSGNIVHNLRMMNWHQPETGYDWAIEANDTFKNYLLQDKQEELLKFQGISSANQLSVPTPEHYIPSLYAYALRDNNDSIKLFNDQLIYGSIGMLSFQIG; from the coding sequence ATGGAACTTAATCATTTAAAATCATTCACCAACGGACTTCCTAATACCGAAAAAATGCCGGTCCTGTTTCTGGGACATGGCAGTCCTATGAATGCCATTGAAGAAAATGATTTTGTTAGCGGCTGGAGAAAGATTGGTCAGTCAATTCCAAAACCAACAGCTATTATATGTATTTCCGCTCATTGGGAAACATCCGGAACTAAAGTAACAGCTGCTCCTCATCCGAAAACTATACATGATTTTTATGGTTTTCCGCCCGAACTTTTTGCAGTACAATATCCTGCTCCCGGAAGTCCGGAACTTGCCGCAGAATTATCGGAAGTAATAGATATTACCTCTGTAGGACTAGACAAAATGTGGGGACTGGATCACGGAGCATGGAGTGTTATAAAATTCCTTTATCCGGATGCTGATGTTCCGGTTATTGAATTCAGTATAGACGTTCATAAATCACCCAAAGAACATTATGAACTGGCAAAGGAATTACAATATTTACGGCATAAAGGAGTATTAATTGTAGGTAGTGGTAATATTGTCCACAACCTTCGTATGATGAACTGGCATCAACCGGAAACTGGCTACGATTGGGCTATAGAAGCCAATGATACTTTCAAAAATTATTTATTGCAGGACAAACAGGAAGAATTACTGAAATTTCAAGGTATCAGCTCTGCAAATCAGCTTTCTGTACCGACTCCTGAACATTATATCCCCTCTCTCTATGCTTATGCATTAAGAGATAATAATGATAGTATAAAATTATTTAACGATCAGTTAATTTATGGCTCGATAGGAATGCTTTCCTTTCAGATAGGATAA
- a CDS encoding tRNA-binding protein, which translates to MDIKPEITWSDFEKIDMRVGTIISAVVFEKARKPAYQLEIDFGDLGMRKSSAQITDLYNTETLVGQQIIAVVNFPKKQIANFFSECLVLGIVGTNQVITLLQPEQKTTNGLPIA; encoded by the coding sequence ATGGATATTAAACCTGAGATTACCTGGTCGGATTTTGAGAAGATTGACATGCGCGTAGGAACTATTATTTCTGCTGTCGTTTTTGAGAAGGCCAGAAAACCGGCTTATCAGCTGGAAATAGATTTTGGAGATTTAGGAATGAGAAAGTCTTCTGCCCAGATCACCGATCTTTATAATACGGAGACACTAGTAGGGCAACAGATTATAGCTGTTGTAAATTTTCCTAAAAAACAAATAGCCAACTTTTTCAGTGAATGCCTTGTATTGGGCATCGTAGGTACTAATCAGGTTATTACACTATTGCAACCCGAGCAAAAAACTACTAATGGATTACCTATAGCGTAG
- a CDS encoding YceI family protein, translating into MATKWNLDPSHSEVQFKVKHMVISTVSGELQIFNAAIEAENDDFSHAKISFSADVNSINTKNKDRDNHLKSDDFFAANQYPEIKFTSTSGIENGKIAGDLEIKGISKPVVLDADFGGVINDPFGFVRAGFEISGKINRKDFGLSWSQTTEAGGLVVSDEVKLIANVEFTKAQ; encoded by the coding sequence ATGGCAACTAAATGGAACTTAGACCCTTCACATTCTGAAGTACAATTTAAAGTAAAACACATGGTAATCTCTACTGTAAGTGGTGAATTACAGATTTTCAATGCAGCTATTGAAGCTGAAAATGATGATTTTAGCCATGCAAAGATTAGTTTCTCTGCAGATGTAAATTCTATCAACACTAAAAACAAAGACAGAGACAATCACCTAAAAAGCGACGATTTCTTTGCAGCTAATCAGTATCCGGAAATTAAATTTACCAGTACATCAGGTATAGAAAATGGTAAAATTGCCGGAGACCTAGAAATTAAAGGTATCAGCAAGCCTGTAGTATTAGATGCTGACTTTGGTGGTGTTATTAACGATCCGTTCGGATTTGTAAGAGCTGGGTTTGAAATCTCAGGAAAAATCAACAGAAAAGATTTCGGACTTTCATGGAGTCAGACTACTGAAGCAGGAGGACTAGTCGTTTCTGACGAAGTTAAACTTATTGCTAATGTAGAATTTACAAAAGCTCAGTAA
- a CDS encoding MBL fold metallo-hydrolase, translated as MKKTLLSLFLCSQIFSNAQSFDLIPLGVHGGGEENNLSSYLIGETGKNSFLCMDAGTVRAGIDKAIENGVFSVSNETVLKDYIKGYFISHGHLDHLSGMIINSPDDSKKNIYSIPETAEILKNRYFTNDAWINFANEGDKPTLSKYTYRKMDTNAPFSIDGTNLTGRIFPLSHVNPYKSSAIMVSGTQQASVLYLGDTGADRVEKSNALQNLWQNVAPLVKSKKLKAILIEVSFENERAENTLFGHLTPKLLNEELSVLAKTAQQKDLKDLKIIITHLKPGGNRIETIKKELTENNPLKVQLIFPEQGQKIQL; from the coding sequence ATGAAAAAAACATTACTTAGCCTGTTTTTATGCTCACAAATATTTTCAAATGCTCAATCATTTGATCTTATTCCTTTAGGTGTACATGGTGGTGGAGAAGAAAATAATCTAAGTTCTTACCTCATCGGTGAAACCGGGAAAAATTCATTTTTGTGCATGGATGCCGGAACTGTAAGAGCTGGTATAGATAAGGCAATAGAGAATGGTGTATTTTCTGTAAGTAATGAAACTGTACTTAAAGATTATATCAAAGGATATTTTATTTCCCATGGACATTTGGATCATTTATCCGGTATGATAATTAATTCTCCGGATGACAGTAAGAAAAATATCTATTCTATCCCCGAAACTGCCGAAATACTAAAAAACAGGTATTTTACTAATGATGCCTGGATCAATTTTGCAAATGAGGGTGATAAACCTACGCTGAGCAAATATACTTACAGAAAAATGGATACTAATGCTCCTTTTTCTATCGACGGGACTAATTTAACCGGCCGTATTTTTCCGCTAAGCCATGTAAATCCATATAAGAGTTCCGCAATCATGGTTTCTGGTACACAACAAGCAAGTGTTCTTTATTTGGGAGATACTGGCGCTGACAGAGTAGAAAAAAGCAATGCATTACAAAATCTTTGGCAAAATGTTGCCCCATTGGTAAAAAGTAAAAAATTGAAAGCTATACTTATTGAAGTTTCTTTTGAAAATGAGAGAGCTGAAAATACACTTTTTGGTCATCTTACACCAAAGCTTTTAAACGAGGAGCTTTCTGTTCTGGCTAAAACAGCTCAGCAAAAAGATCTGAAAGACCTAAAGATTATTATCACTCATTTAAAACCCGGAGGTAATCGCATTGAAACCATCAAGAAGGAGCTTACAGAAAATAATCCGTTGAAAGTTCAGTTAATATTCCCGGAACAGGGACAGAAAATTCAGCTTTAA
- a CDS encoding DUF1572 family protein, with product MSNDGYLQSVKKQFSYYKALAEKTFAQLTEEQLFWQYNEESNSIAIIAKHLAGNMLSRWTDIFNTDGEKEWRNRDAEFENDFQSKVELIEFWNKGWNIFQTTLESLKDEDLEKVIYIRNQGHTVLEAINRQLAHYPYHVGQIVFIGKMICNQNWESLSIPRNTSADYNQNMFNKPKHRAHFTDETLNTNKK from the coding sequence ATGAGCAATGATGGTTATTTACAAAGTGTAAAGAAACAATTTTCTTATTATAAAGCTCTGGCAGAAAAAACTTTCGCACAACTTACCGAAGAGCAATTATTCTGGCAATATAACGAAGAAAGCAACAGTATTGCTATTATTGCTAAACATTTAGCCGGCAATATGTTATCCAGATGGACAGATATATTCAATACAGATGGTGAAAAAGAATGGAGAAACCGCGATGCCGAATTTGAAAATGATTTCCAGTCCAAAGTCGAGTTAATAGAGTTTTGGAATAAAGGATGGAATATTTTTCAGACAACTCTGGAATCACTTAAAGACGAGGATTTGGAGAAAGTCATCTATATCCGGAATCAGGGACATACCGTTTTAGAAGCTATCAACAGGCAACTTGCCCATTACCCTTACCATGTCGGACAAATTGTCTTTATCGGAAAGATGATATGCAATCAGAACTGGGAAAGTCTTTCTATTCCCAGAAATACATCTGCTGACTATAATCAAAACATGTTTAACAAACCTAAGCACAGAGCACATTTTACAGACGAAACATTAAATACAAATAAAAAATAA
- a CDS encoding 2OG-Fe(II) oxygenase, with amino-acid sequence MATIIQKIKDIDWEKITEDMHQNGYAIIPNLIDNDSCEELKAGYEKTGTYRKRVIMERHRFGLGEYKYYDYPLPDIIQNIRAHIYPYLAPIANTWFKALQIDKEFPLVHEELLSECYANEQKKATALILKYGKGGFNTLHQDLYGDVYFPIQIVLMLTQPEEDFTGGEFVLTQQIPRAQSKAIVLKPNKGDLLIFTTNFKPEKGIKGYYRVNVKHGVSEVKNGNRYTLGIIFHDALN; translated from the coding sequence ATGGCTACAATTATTCAAAAAATCAAAGACATTGATTGGGAGAAAATAACAGAAGACATGCACCAAAATGGTTATGCAATTATTCCGAATCTTATTGATAACGATTCTTGTGAAGAACTGAAAGCAGGTTATGAAAAAACCGGAACCTATAGAAAAAGAGTAATTATGGAACGGCATAGGTTCGGATTAGGTGAATACAAATACTATGATTATCCTTTACCGGATATTATTCAGAATATAAGGGCTCATATTTATCCATATCTGGCACCAATTGCTAATACATGGTTTAAAGCCTTGCAAATAGATAAAGAGTTTCCACTTGTTCATGAGGAATTATTATCTGAATGTTATGCAAACGAGCAGAAAAAAGCAACAGCTTTAATCTTAAAATATGGTAAAGGTGGCTTCAATACATTACATCAAGATCTTTATGGTGATGTGTATTTCCCTATACAGATTGTTTTAATGTTAACTCAACCTGAAGAAGATTTTACTGGCGGAGAATTCGTTCTCACCCAGCAAATCCCCAGAGCTCAGTCTAAGGCAATAGTATTAAAGCCTAATAAAGGCGATTTACTGATATTTACAACTAACTTTAAACCTGAAAAAGGTATTAAAGGCTATTACAGAGTTAATGTAAAACATGGTGTAAGTGAAGTAAAGAATGGTAACAGGTATACATTAGGTATTATATTTCACGATGCTTTAAATTAG
- a CDS encoding Ada metal-binding domain-containing protein, whose amino-acid sequence MIEHIDISDSELRNKIRRKDILLAGNRKLKIYGTFSCTSGKRMKRENRIFFSSESEAIDNAYRPCGHCMKEQYSKWKNGII is encoded by the coding sequence ATGATAGAACATATTGATATTTCTGATTCGGAGCTGAGAAATAAAATCCGAAGAAAAGATATTTTGTTGGCCGGAAACAGGAAACTTAAAATATATGGTACATTTTCCTGTACATCTGGAAAACGAATGAAAAGGGAAAACAGAATTTTCTTCTCTTCAGAAAGTGAAGCTATTGATAATGCATACCGCCCGTGTGGGCATTGCATGAAAGAACAATACAGCAAATGGAAAAATGGAATTATTTGA